The genomic window CGTGGTGGGCTGCGTAGAGCGGATCCAGCCGGTCCGCGGTGATCGCCTGCGCCGCGGCATGGTCGCCGCGTTCGACGGCGCCCTTCCACTCGCCATCCACGATCCGGAAGAACGCGTCGGCGCTTCGATAGGACTCCTCAAGAAGCTCGCGGGCGAGCACGCCGTCGTTGCCGGGAGCGTGCACCGAGAGCCTGCGTGCCCACTGCTCGTGGGTCTGGCGGTAGACCTTCTCGTTTTCCCCCAGCAGCGCCAGCAGATCGCGCGTGACGTCGGTCGATGGCGACGCGTTGACTTGGCAGACGATCAGGTAGGGCTCGACGATCAGCTGGGGCGGCGGCAGGATGTCGCCGATGACGTCCTTGTCCCGCGCCAGCATCTGATAGAGCGGCCCATTGACCTTGACGCGGGAGAGCGTGGTGTTGGCAATCCAGAAGATGGCCGCGAATCCCAGCAGCACCAGGACGCCGAGGGCGATGAATCGTCGACGAAACGACATGGCCGCCCGATGGTAGCGGAGCGCGGTTGACTTCGACGGTGGTGAGCAGACACGCGCCGGCTCGGGGACGCGCGGCGATTCACTTCATCGAAGGCGGATCGGTGCTGGGCGCGTGCGTCGGCGGCGCGGCGCCGGCGGACTCTCCCGTGACTTCCGGGACCGCCGTCGGAGCGCTGGGCGCCTTCGTCGTCTTGGCCGCCTTCGCCATCACCCGCTTGCTGTAGGCGGAGGTGAGGAAGTCCTTCTGCCGGCGCCCCTCGTAGCGGATCCAGTTCCGCTCGACGCGGGCCAAGGGTCCGAAGATGGCCTCGAACTTTTCCTTGCGCGTATCCGCCGAGGCGTAGGAGCCGTCCCGCAGCGATTCCAGGTACTGGCGGAGCTCCGTCGGCCGCTCGCGCAGCATCCAGTTGGTCAGCACATAGGCCTGGGCGTAGAAGAACCCGACCGCTTCGTTGGACTCCGAGCCGTCGGAGAATTGATCCTGGGAAAGCAGCACTTCGAAGGGGACGATGCTGTCCTTGTCCAAGGCCAGCTTGAAGGCATCGCGCCTTCGCCAGTTGTCGTACTGGTAGCCGAAGGGAATGTCGGTGCGCTCGGTCTCGAAATTCGTCGCCAAGCCCTCGGCGAGCCAGAGCGGATAGGAGGCGCCGCGCCGCTGGATGTCGGTGTGGAAGAAGAGCTGATGGGCCGCCTCGTGCACTGCAGTGCTGATGAAACTTCCCGCGACCGCGTCCTTGATCCGGTTGTTCTCCGCGGCCAGCTGCCGCTGAATGTGCGAGGTTTCCTGCCCGTTGTGCAGGGCGTCGCCTTGGGCCTGCTGCCGCTGCTGGGCTTCCTGGACCCTGCGGGACTGCTCGCCCAGCTGCTTCATCGCCTTCTTCACCTCGTCGCTGCTGTCGGCCTTGTAGAAAACCAGCCGGTCCGCGATGGGGCTGTAGTACCCGGCCGCCCAGGGCTTGTTGACCTTGTCGTTGCGGGTGGAGAAGTCGGTGTAGTCGCGCTGGTCGCGGAAGACGATCGCCACCAGCTTGTGCCGCAGCGGATTCGGGCTCCATTCCAGCGCGTCGCAGACATCGGAGTACTTCTGGTAGGTCGACTCCAGCAGCGAGCCGATCATGGTGTTGTCGTCGGGCGAGGTGTCGGAGAGGATGACGTAGTGCCGGGTCTCGCTCTTGCGAAGCTTGGGAACCAGCTTCATCGTCGCCTTGAGCACATCGGAATCGGTCGGAGGCGATGGATTCTTGTCCGCGCCTTTTTCCGTGGCACCCCTGACCGTGGTCGCCGGCGCGCTCTTGGCCGTGGCCTGGGCCGGTGCCTGCGCATCGACGGCGGCCGCGAGCAGGAACAGGGCCGAAATGATTCGAAGATTCTTCATTGGATGTGAGTTTCGGTGCCTCGTTGCCTTCGATCCCGTCCGAACTATCAAGTCCGCCATTCGCATCCGCAAGCCCGCATGGGACATGCGGATCAGAATAAGGTGGAAATTGCCCGATATCAATGATTTACAGCCGACCGAGCGGGCATTTTGCGCCGTAATGAACCCGCCAACTGCGAGATCGGATCGAATCGGGGGCGACTTGAGCCGGCGTCAAAACTTTGCCGTCGGCTGGTCTGATCGCCTCTCCGGACCTAGGATGAGGCCCCCATGGGCATCGAAACCGCATTGCCAAGCGACAGCATCCTGACCACGCAATTGCAGCGCATCGTGAACTGGTCACGGCGCTCGAGCGTCTGGCCCCTGCCCTTTGCCACGGCCTGCTGCGGCATCGAACTCATGGCGACGGCGTGCAGCCGCTTCGATCTCTCGCGCTTCGGCGCCGAGGTCATGCGCTTCAGCCCGCGCCAGGCCGATCTGCTGATCGTGGCCGGACGCGTGAGCGTGAAGTGCCTGCCGGTGCTGCAGCGCATCTATACGCAGATGACCGAGCCCAAGTGGGTGATCTCGATGGGCGCCTGCGCCAGCACGGGCGGTGTCTTCGACACCTACGCCGTGGTGCAGGGCGTCGATCAGTTCATACCCGTCGACGTCTACGTGCCCGGCTGTCCGCCGCGTCCCGAGATGCTGATCGAGGGGATCATGGCGATCCAGCGCATCATCGACGATGACAACATTCCGCGCGACCCCGACGGCAAGCGACTGCCTCTGAACATTGCCCTGGCGCCCAACTACCAGACGCGCGGCATGCCGGTTCCCGTCACCATCGGCTCCACGTGAGCGGGCCTTCGACCGAAGGCCGCTCCCCCACCAATTCGTTCACACCTTCCGCGGTCGCGTGGCCTTCGCGCAGATTGCGCATTAGCGCGGCCGCACTTGTTGTGGCGGCGATCTCCTTCGTCTCCTGGCTCTCGCTGCGTGCGGTCGCGGTCCAGCCCGCAAATGCTCCGGGGTTTTCCGCGCTCCGCGCGCTCTCCGCGGCGCGGGCCGCGCTGGGCGAGGAGCCCCGGCCCGTCAACAGCGCTGCCAACGCCGCAGCAGCCTCTCGCTTGAAGGAGGCCTTCGCCGCGATGGGTCTCGCGCCGATGGAGCAGAGCGCCACCGTGAAGGTGCCCGGCCGCGGCGAGGCGACCATCCGGAACATCTTCGCGCGAATCGAGGGACGCCAGGCGCTGCCCGCCATCCTGCTGGTCTCGCATCTTGATTCGGTCGCGGTCGCCCCCGGCGGCGCGGATAACGGCATGGGCGTCGCGGTCTGCCTGGAGGCGGCGCGGATGCTCGCCGCGGGTCCGAAGCCGCAGCGCCCCGTTGTGATCCTGATCACCGACGGCGAAGAGGCGGGATTGCTGGGCGCGAAACTCTTCGCGCAGAATCATCCGATGGCCAACGACATCGCCGCGGTCATCAACATCGACAACCGCGGAGGCGACGGGCCGGCGCAACTCTTTGAGACCGGTCCCAACGACCTGGCGCTGATCCGGGCGATCGCTCCGCACATCGCGCGCCCGGTCATGGGCTCGCTCTTCGCGGAGGTCTATCGGCGCATGCCCAACGGCACCGACCTCTCGGTGTTTCTGGAACGCGGCATCACCGGCATCAACATCGCCTGCGCCGGCG from Planctomycetota bacterium includes these protein-coding regions:
- a CDS encoding DUF1570 domain-containing protein — encoded protein: MKNLRIISALFLLAAAVDAQAPAQATAKSAPATTVRGATEKGADKNPSPPTDSDVLKATMKLVPKLRKSETRHYVILSDTSPDDNTMIGSLLESTYQKYSDVCDALEWSPNPLRHKLVAIVFRDQRDYTDFSTRNDKVNKPWAAGYYSPIADRLVFYKADSSDEVKKAMKQLGEQSRRVQEAQQRQQAQGDALHNGQETSHIQRQLAAENNRIKDAVAGSFISTAVHEAAHQLFFHTDIQRRGASYPLWLAEGLATNFETERTDIPFGYQYDNWRRRDAFKLALDKDSIVPFEVLLSQDQFSDGSESNEAVGFFYAQAYVLTNWMLRERPTELRQYLESLRDGSYASADTRKEKFEAIFGPLARVERNWIRYEGRRQKDFLTSAYSKRVMAKAAKTTKAPSAPTAVPEVTGESAGAAPPTHAPSTDPPSMK
- a CDS encoding NADH-quinone oxidoreductase subunit B yields the protein MGIETALPSDSILTTQLQRIVNWSRRSSVWPLPFATACCGIELMATACSRFDLSRFGAEVMRFSPRQADLLIVAGRVSVKCLPVLQRIYTQMTEPKWVISMGACASTGGVFDTYAVVQGVDQFIPVDVYVPGCPPRPEMLIEGIMAIQRIIDDDNIPRDPDGKRLPLNIALAPNYQTRGMPVPVTIGST